A stretch of the Synechocystis sp. PCC 7338 genome encodes the following:
- the ftsH3 gene encoding ATP-dependent zinc metalloprotease FtsH3, with amino-acid sequence MSKNNKKWRNAGLYALLLIVVLALASAFFDRPTQTRETLSYSDFVNRVEANQIERVNLSADRTQAQVPNPSGGPPYLVNLPNDPDLINILTQHNVDIAVQPQSDEGFWFRIASTLFLPILLLVGIFFLFRRAQSGPGSQAMNFGKSKARVQMEPQTQVTFGDVAGIEQAKLELTEVVDFLKNADRFTELGAKIPKGVLLVGPPGTGKTLLAKAVAGEAGVPFFSISGSEFVEMFVGVGASRVRDLFEQAKANAPCIVFIDEIDAVGRQRGAGLGGGNDEREQTLNQLLTEMDGFEGNTGIIIVAATNRPDVLDSALMRPGRFDRQVVVDRPDYAGRREILNVHARGKTLSQDVDLDKIARRTPGFTGADLSNLLNEAAILAARRNLTEISMDEVNDAIDRVLAGPEKKNRVMSEKRKTLVAYHEAGHALVGALMPDYDPVQKISIIPRGRAGGLTWFTPSEDRMESGLYSRSYLQNQMAVALGGRIAEEIIFGEEEVTTGASNDLQQVARVARQMVTRFGMSDRLGPVALGRQGGGVFLGRDIASDRDFSDETAAAIDEEVSQLVDQAYQRAKQVLLENRGILDQLAEMLVEKETVDSEELQTLLASNNAKLALLV; translated from the coding sequence GTGAGCAAAAATAATAAAAAATGGCGTAACGCGGGCCTATATGCCTTGCTGTTGATTGTCGTTTTAGCGTTGGCATCGGCCTTTTTCGACCGTCCGACCCAAACTAGAGAAACCCTCAGCTACAGCGATTTCGTCAATCGGGTAGAAGCTAATCAGATCGAACGGGTTAACCTCAGCGCCGACCGGACCCAAGCCCAAGTGCCCAACCCCAGCGGTGGCCCTCCCTACTTGGTTAATCTGCCCAACGATCCAGACTTGATCAATATCCTCACCCAACACAACGTGGATATTGCCGTCCAGCCCCAGAGCGACGAAGGCTTCTGGTTCCGCATCGCCAGCACCCTATTTTTGCCCATCTTGCTCCTGGTGGGGATTTTCTTCCTCTTTCGCCGGGCCCAGAGTGGCCCTGGTTCCCAAGCCATGAACTTTGGTAAATCCAAAGCACGGGTGCAAATGGAACCCCAAACCCAAGTTACCTTCGGGGACGTGGCCGGCATTGAGCAAGCCAAACTAGAACTCACCGAAGTGGTGGACTTCCTGAAAAACGCCGACCGCTTTACCGAATTGGGAGCCAAGATTCCCAAAGGTGTGCTCCTGGTGGGCCCTCCCGGTACCGGTAAAACCCTTTTAGCCAAAGCCGTTGCGGGGGAAGCTGGAGTACCGTTCTTTTCCATCTCCGGCTCAGAATTTGTGGAAATGTTTGTCGGTGTGGGAGCCTCCCGGGTACGGGATTTATTTGAGCAAGCCAAAGCCAATGCTCCCTGTATTGTCTTCATCGATGAGATTGATGCCGTTGGTCGTCAACGGGGCGCGGGCCTCGGTGGTGGTAACGATGAGCGGGAACAGACTCTCAACCAGTTACTAACGGAAATGGACGGCTTTGAAGGCAACACTGGCATTATCATTGTCGCTGCCACTAACCGCCCCGACGTACTGGACTCCGCTTTGATGCGTCCCGGTCGTTTCGATCGTCAAGTGGTGGTAGACCGTCCTGACTATGCTGGCCGTCGAGAAATCCTCAATGTCCATGCCCGGGGCAAAACCCTTTCCCAAGATGTAGATTTGGATAAAATTGCCCGCCGTACCCCTGGTTTCACCGGTGCGGACCTTTCCAACTTGTTGAACGAAGCCGCTATTTTAGCCGCCCGTCGCAACTTGACCGAAATTTCCATGGACGAAGTCAACGATGCCATTGACCGGGTGTTGGCTGGTCCTGAGAAGAAAAATCGGGTAATGAGCGAAAAACGCAAAACCTTGGTGGCTTACCACGAAGCTGGCCACGCTTTGGTGGGAGCTTTGATGCCGGATTACGATCCAGTGCAAAAAATTAGCATCATTCCCCGGGGCCGGGCTGGTGGTTTAACCTGGTTCACCCCCAGTGAAGACCGCATGGAATCCGGTTTATACTCCCGCTCCTATCTGCAAAATCAGATGGCCGTTGCCCTGGGAGGCCGCATTGCCGAAGAAATTATTTTCGGCGAAGAAGAAGTCACCACCGGTGCTTCCAATGACCTCCAACAAGTTGCCCGCGTCGCCCGCCAGATGGTAACCCGTTTCGGCATGAGCGATCGCCTGGGCCCGGTAGCTTTGGGTCGTCAGGGTGGTGGGGTGTTCCTTGGTCGGGATATTGCCTCTGACCGGGACTTTTCCGATGAAACTGCCGCGGCGATCGATGAGGAAGTAAGTCAATTAGTAGACCAAGCCTATCAACGGGCCAAGCAGGTCTTGCTAGAGAACCGGGGTATTTTGGATCAACTGGCGGAAATGCTAGTCGAAAAAGAAACCGTCGATTCTGAAGAGTTGCAAACTCTCCTAGCCAGCAACAACGCCAAACTAGCTTTGCTCGTTTAG
- a CDS encoding Uma2 family endonuclease — protein MVLAATKVPTLSLESFLALPETKPAQEYCRGIVTQKPMPKGKHSTIQFELAVAINAQVKPEKIAYALPELRCTFGERSIVPDIAVIRWQNLPLDSDGEISDRFDRAPDWLIEILSPDQSVTLVMEKIIFSLKAGTELAWLVDPMAKSITVFTASLPQVYLAETEIQESLTVFAELENWSITAAEVFDWLKI, from the coding sequence ATGGTTTTAGCCGCCACCAAAGTACCAACCCTTTCCCTGGAATCCTTCTTGGCCCTGCCGGAAACCAAACCGGCCCAGGAATATTGCCGGGGCATTGTTACCCAGAAACCTATGCCTAAAGGTAAACACAGCACAATCCAGTTTGAGTTAGCAGTTGCTATCAATGCCCAAGTGAAGCCCGAAAAAATTGCCTATGCTCTGCCGGAACTTCGTTGTACCTTTGGCGAGCGCTCCATTGTGCCAGACATTGCAGTAATCCGTTGGCAAAACCTACCTTTAGACAGTGATGGTGAGATATCCGACCGATTTGATCGGGCCCCGGATTGGCTTATAGAAATTCTTTCCCCGGACCAGTCAGTCACCCTGGTGATGGAAAAAATTATTTTTTCTCTCAAAGCCGGCACAGAATTGGCATGGTTAGTGGATCCTATGGCTAAATCCATTACGGTTTTCACGGCCAGCCTACCCCAGGTGTATTTAGCTGAAACTGAAATTCAAGAATCCCTAACCGTTTTTGCTGAGCTTGAAAATTGGTCCATTACCGCCGCCGAGGTGTTTGATTGGTTAAAAATTTAG
- a CDS encoding aspartate aminotransferase — MSLNWISRADRLQALPPYVFARLDELKAKAREQGLDLIDLGMGNPDGKAPQPIIEAAIAELENAESHGYPPFEGTQSFRQSITRWYARQYGVDLDPDSEALPLIGSKEGLGHLALAYVNPGDLVLVPTPSYPAHFRGPLIAGAKIYPIMLSAKDNWLIQLDQIPEAIARQSKILYFNYPNNPTTATAPREFYEAVTDWARHYEIMLVHDLCYAELAFDGYQPTSLLEIPGAKDFSVEFHTLSKTYNMAGWRVGFVVGNQEIIQGLRTLKTNLDYGIFRVVQKAAETALSLPESYIEVVKKRYQERRDFVISGLSKLGWAITPSQATMYLWVPCPVGMSSTDFALTVLEKTGVVMTPGNAFGEGGEGYVRLSLIADSDRLGEALQRIEQAGIRYS; from the coding sequence ATGAGTCTGAATTGGATTAGTCGCGCCGATCGCCTACAAGCCTTACCCCCCTACGTTTTTGCCCGTCTAGATGAGTTAAAAGCTAAGGCCAGGGAACAAGGCCTGGACTTAATTGACTTGGGCATGGGCAACCCCGACGGCAAAGCCCCCCAACCAATCATCGAAGCGGCGATCGCCGAGCTGGAAAACGCTGAGTCCCACGGTTATCCGCCCTTTGAAGGCACCCAAAGTTTTCGTCAGAGCATTACCCGCTGGTACGCCCGCCAATATGGAGTGGATTTAGACCCCGATTCCGAGGCGTTACCGTTGATCGGCTCCAAAGAGGGCCTGGGTCATTTAGCTTTGGCCTATGTTAATCCAGGAGACCTGGTCCTAGTGCCCACCCCTTCCTACCCCGCCCATTTCCGGGGGCCTTTGATTGCCGGGGCGAAAATTTATCCCATTATGTTATCGGCAAAGGATAACTGGTTAATTCAACTGGACCAAATTCCTGAGGCGATCGCCCGCCAGTCCAAAATTCTTTACTTTAACTATCCCAACAATCCCACCACCGCCACGGCTCCTAGGGAATTTTACGAAGCGGTGACCGACTGGGCCCGCCATTACGAAATTATGCTGGTCCATGACCTCTGCTATGCGGAATTGGCCTTCGACGGTTATCAGCCCACCAGCTTGCTAGAAATTCCCGGCGCCAAGGATTTTAGTGTGGAATTTCATACCCTTTCTAAAACCTATAATATGGCTGGTTGGCGGGTAGGTTTTGTGGTGGGCAACCAGGAAATTATCCAAGGTTTGAGAACCTTAAAAACCAACCTAGATTATGGTATTTTCCGAGTCGTACAAAAAGCGGCAGAAACAGCCCTGAGTTTACCCGAAAGTTATATTGAAGTGGTTAAAAAACGTTACCAAGAACGGCGGGATTTTGTTATTAGTGGTTTAAGTAAATTGGGTTGGGCTATCACTCCCTCCCAAGCCACCATGTATCTTTGGGTTCCCTGTCCGGTGGGCATGAGTTCCACTGATTTTGCCCTTACTGTGTTGGAAAAAACCGGCGTGGTGATGACCCCCGGTAATGCCTTTGGAGAAGGGGGAGAAGGCTACGTCCGCCTAAGTTTAATTGCCGACAGCGATCGCCTCGGGGAAGCTTTACAACGCATTGAACAGGCGGGTATTCGTTATAGTTGA
- a CDS encoding fimbria/pilus outer membrane usher protein, translating into MVFRFYSTVLAIIWSNGLITVVGLVLAQSARAETFSADFPPPDFAVDLLLGQGTPVMETTPPEPGQTEEDNQTATPSEPTPANLGNEDDLFERVFGRPRPTGVQRLVAPFFINDLQQGQIVVFVSLGGSSSLQITASTLLSKMEEYARPDIQIRLADLVDNSGNLTLAALQSVGLDATFNDQLLELRIIIPPNLRKTIVYGSGNLQLPLGAATALRPSNFSGFVNLIGTQPYAWDGTGDLGRQALNLGVEGALNYQGWVLEGSASFAEQSNNPWTRSDIRLVKDDPDNAIRYVLGDLFSTARSYQSFVPMVGFAMFRNFSLQPYLTTRPTGQFEFLLESPARVEIFVNGLLRQTLQLPAGLQDIRNFGLNTGLNNVTVKITDSAGRVEELSFSAPLATDLLEVGLNQFGLGVGVPAYTTNGVRNYDTSRPIIGGFYRQGITSTLTLGGYLQAAGSQQVIGMEGTLATSVGNFGWDAALENDGNGLDHAFRLRYQFLALGGNQARLPNFGLEVEYLGPYFQRFGSFPIGFTPDPLDFFGTATNDISWSFGANYSQTLIDGLGINLGLGYQLGSFGQPNAYRAAIGFTTNLGRGLQVNLTLNNRLDQSGQTETQVLFNFLQTSQFQSLTARSNLSSQREQASTLTWTSRSPAQYNSVNTTVNLSNNPNPGYFGTGLGLTYRGFVGDINLNHDYDQSSHRTNLNFGTALVYADGRFGWSRPVRDSFVIFSRNPNFADQLVLINPGLYGPVAEANYVGPGVVPDLSSYTLTTMRVDAPNMPLGYDLGNAVFNLLPSYKSGTLITVGTESTVFLRGTLVDKAGEPIALQVGQVRSLSDPSWSPLELFTNRAGRFALTGLGPGEYELQLFSDPPRTIRFEIPADKTGIYDMGTVTVGD; encoded by the coding sequence ATGGTGTTTCGATTCTACTCGACAGTACTAGCAATTATTTGGAGCAACGGCCTGATCACTGTCGTCGGGCTAGTCCTAGCTCAGTCCGCCAGGGCAGAAACTTTTAGTGCTGATTTTCCCCCTCCCGATTTTGCTGTGGATTTGTTACTAGGACAGGGAACTCCGGTGATGGAAACCACACCTCCAGAACCGGGACAAACAGAGGAAGATAACCAGACCGCCACACCTTCTGAGCCGACACCGGCCAATTTGGGCAATGAGGATGATTTATTCGAACGGGTATTCGGTCGACCCCGCCCCACTGGGGTACAACGGTTGGTGGCACCGTTTTTCATCAACGATTTACAACAGGGACAAATTGTGGTGTTTGTTTCCCTGGGAGGGAGCAGTAGCCTACAAATCACTGCCTCTACTTTGTTGTCGAAAATGGAAGAGTATGCCAGACCTGATATACAAATAAGGTTGGCTGATTTGGTGGACAACAGTGGCAATTTAACCCTAGCGGCCCTGCAAAGTGTTGGTCTCGACGCCACTTTTAATGACCAGTTGCTAGAACTGAGGATTATTATTCCCCCCAATCTCCGTAAAACTATTGTTTATGGCTCCGGTAATTTACAACTTCCCCTAGGGGCCGCCACAGCCCTACGTCCCAGTAACTTCAGTGGTTTTGTCAACTTAATTGGGACCCAACCCTATGCCTGGGATGGCACCGGTGATTTGGGCCGCCAAGCCCTGAATTTGGGCGTAGAAGGGGCTCTTAATTATCAAGGCTGGGTTCTCGAAGGTAGTGCTAGTTTTGCTGAGCAGAGCAATAATCCCTGGACTCGCTCCGATATTCGTTTGGTGAAGGATGATCCGGATAATGCCATCCGCTATGTTTTGGGTGATCTGTTTAGCACTGCCCGCAGTTATCAGTCCTTTGTGCCCATGGTAGGGTTTGCGATGTTCCGCAATTTTTCCCTCCAGCCCTATTTGACTACTAGGCCCACAGGGCAGTTCGAATTTTTGCTGGAAAGTCCAGCCAGGGTGGAGATTTTTGTTAATGGGCTTTTGCGGCAAACCCTACAATTACCGGCGGGGCTTCAAGATATTCGTAATTTTGGGCTGAATACGGGGCTCAATAATGTGACGGTGAAAATTACCGACAGTGCGGGGCGGGTGGAGGAGCTATCCTTTTCAGCGCCCCTGGCGACGGATCTGTTGGAGGTGGGCTTGAATCAATTTGGCTTGGGGGTAGGGGTCCCGGCCTACACCACCAATGGGGTGCGTAACTATGACACTTCCCGGCCCATTATTGGCGGCTTTTACCGGCAGGGTATTACTTCTACCCTCACCCTAGGGGGTTATCTACAGGCGGCAGGTTCCCAGCAGGTGATTGGCATGGAAGGCACCCTGGCCACTTCCGTGGGCAACTTTGGTTGGGATGCGGCCCTGGAGAATGATGGCAACGGTTTAGACCATGCCTTCCGACTACGGTATCAATTTTTGGCCCTGGGGGGGAACCAAGCCCGATTACCTAATTTTGGTTTGGAAGTGGAATATTTGGGCCCCTATTTTCAGCGTTTTGGTAGTTTTCCCATCGGCTTTACCCCCGATCCATTGGACTTTTTCGGCACTGCCACCAATGATATTTCCTGGTCTTTTGGAGCCAACTACAGTCAAACTTTAATCGATGGTTTGGGCATTAACCTCGGTTTGGGTTATCAGCTTGGTAGTTTCGGCCAGCCCAATGCCTACCGAGCGGCGATCGGTTTCACCACTAATTTGGGAAGGGGTTTACAAGTTAATTTGACCCTGAATAATCGCTTAGACCAGTCGGGACAAACAGAAACTCAGGTATTATTCAACTTTTTGCAAACCTCCCAGTTCCAATCCCTCACGGCCCGTAGTAACCTAAGCAGTCAACGGGAACAGGCCAGCACCCTGACTTGGACATCCCGTAGTCCCGCCCAATACAACAGCGTTAACACCACCGTTAATTTGAGTAATAATCCCAATCCCGGCTATTTTGGCACTGGCCTAGGGCTGACTTACCGAGGCTTTGTGGGGGATATTAATCTTAACCATGACTATGACCAGTCCAGTCATCGCACTAACTTAAATTTTGGTACGGCCTTGGTTTATGCTGATGGACGTTTTGGCTGGAGTCGACCAGTGCGGGATAGTTTCGTCATTTTTAGCCGTAACCCCAATTTTGCAGATCAGCTAGTATTAATCAATCCTGGCTTATACGGTCCTGTGGCGGAAGCTAATTATGTCGGGCCCGGGGTAGTGCCGGATCTAAGCTCCTATACTTTAACCACAATGCGGGTGGACGCTCCTAATATGCCCCTTGGCTATGACTTGGGCAATGCCGTCTTTAATTTGTTGCCTAGCTATAAAAGTGGCACTTTAATCACAGTGGGTACGGAATCCACCGTGTTTTTGCGGGGGACTTTGGTGGATAAAGCGGGGGAACCCATTGCGCTTCAAGTGGGGCAAGTCAGGTCTTTATCCGATCCCAGTTGGTCGCCCTTGGAGTTGTTCACTAACCGGGCGGGACGATTTGCGCTGACAGGGCTGGGGCCAGGGGAGTATGAATTGCAATTGTTCAGTGATCCTCCCCGGACCATTCGCTTTGAGATTCCGGCCGATAAAACTGGTATTTATGACATGGGTACTGTGACTGTAGGAGATTAA